The following proteins are encoded in a genomic region of Anguilla anguilla isolate fAngAng1 chromosome 15, fAngAng1.pri, whole genome shotgun sequence:
- the tmsb4x gene encoding thymosin beta-4 — protein MESKPDLGEVTNFDKTKLKKTETQEKNPLPSKETIEQEKKASQS, from the exons ATGGAAAGCAAACCAGATCTGGGTGAGGTCACCAACTTCGACAAGACCAAGCTGAAGAAGACCGAGACTCAGGAGAAAAATCCTTTACCATCAAAAGAAA CCATCGAACAGGAGAAGAAGGCGTCTCAGTCCTGA